A genomic region of Tamandua tetradactyla isolate mTamTet1 chromosome 2, mTamTet1.pri, whole genome shotgun sequence contains the following coding sequences:
- the LOC143659077 gene encoding olfactory receptor 10AG1-like, whose translation MLNLSFLQMKQQEEPSEGNLTELREFVLLGFADIPHLQWFLFGLFLVIYIIILMGNGTIFLITKLDATLQTPMYYFLANFSFLEICYVSVTIPRMLVNLGTQRRRISLVACATQMYFVLMLGGTECFLLAVMAYDRYVAICDPLHYSLVMNQKMCMKLVAGSWISGIPVQIGQTFQIFSLSFCRSNHINHFFCDIPPILKLACGDTFVNEMLVYIVAMLFVMGPFLLILCSYTKIMCTIFKLPSTTNRAKAFSTCSSHLMVVVLFYGSGMITYLTPKTSHSSGNGKMLSLFYTIVTPMFNPMIYSLRNKDVIMALRKFLGK comes from the coding sequence ATGCTAAATTTATCCTTTCTACAGATGAAACAGCAAGAAGAACCATCAGAAGGAAATCTAACTGAATTGAGGGAGTTTGTTCTTTTGGGTTTTGCTGATATTCCCCATCTCCAGTGGTTTCTATTTGGATTATTCTTGGtcatctatatcattatactgatGGGCAATGGCACCATATTTCTGATAACAAAACTGGATGCTACTCTCCAAACACCCATGTATTATTTTCttgcaaatttttccttcttggaaaTCTGCTACGTATCAGTGACTATCCCCAGAATGCTCGTTAATCTTGGGACACAGAGAAGAAGAATTTCTTTAGTTGCCTGTGCTACACAAATGTACTTTGTCCTTATGTTGGGAGGCACAGAGTGCTTCCTCCTGGCTGTGATGgcttatgaccgctatgtggccatttGTGACCCACTACACTATTCCCTAGTCATGAACCAGAAGATGTGTATGAAACTGGTGGCTGGCTCCTGGATCAGTGGAATTCCTGTCCAAATAGGGCAGACATTCCAGATTTTCTCTCTATCCTTTTGTAGATCTAACCATATAAACCACTTCTTCTGTGACATCCCCCCAATACTCAAGCTAGCCTGTGGAGACACCTTTGTGAATGAAATGTTGGTCTATATAGTTGCCATGTTGTTTGTCATGGGTCCATTTCTGTTAATACTTTGTTCCTACACCAAAATCATGTGCACGATTTTTAAATTACCATCAACCACAAATCGGGCCAAAGCTTTCTCCACCTGCTCATCTCATCTTATGGTTGTGGTGTTATTCTATGGATcaggaatgatcacatatttaaCACCCAAGACCAGTCACTCATCGGGAAATGGCAAAATGCTCTCTCTTTTCTATACTATTGTAACTCCAATGTTTAATCCCATGATCTACAGCCTAAGGAACAAGGATGTCATAATGGCGCTGAGAAAATTTCTAGGTAAATAA